One segment of Segatella copri DNA contains the following:
- a CDS encoding DUF6377 domain-containing protein, whose protein sequence is MAGTINRMPIEKMKAEFEAKGATYGKTISKKIKPYINKVCETLADTSIFHAKQRQKVNTIKQQLGIPQPLTKQYELREKLFRIQFLLNFEDSYQCARHCEELALQLANSPKANSKAPSTKSPYDYLAQAYIYEAQAFTNSGYFREAAETLAKIAPRTCSQDIRINYIVAAFNLEFENGFYTPYRILSKDTYLENMKRLYGELKQTVSSDSYLLDDMLVKMYFHETKYAEAIKQSKILISKLSPTSAYYAYALGNLGYNYMGLRNYTKAAECISQSAIMEIKRGSVEYPAARKIAEIAYVTGDIARSYMLINVAMHNAEQYHSRYRYSEIAFSYPQIDKDLYAITQRQKMWLTIGLIFLSIVIVLLIAAIIVMKKQRKTLHRQKSLIESQMKHLYEKNVQIASINKELIEAGHIKEVVLSQLIVGSANHQVAIEKLRKEVLRRLTIRDYEGLKNVFDAQKGAAFDTFYQMDSILQMLFPNFEESFNSFLRPECRIVPKTGERLTVEMRIFALIRLGITKNEDLARSLNYSVNTIKSYKTRVLNAARYDKEEFYKRLKEKVNTEV, encoded by the coding sequence ATGGCAGGAACCATTAATCGTATGCCTATCGAAAAGATGAAGGCGGAGTTTGAGGCCAAAGGTGCTACTTACGGCAAAACCATAAGCAAGAAGATAAAGCCTTATATAAATAAGGTATGCGAAACACTGGCAGACACCTCCATCTTTCATGCGAAACAGAGACAGAAAGTAAATACGATTAAGCAGCAGTTAGGTATCCCCCAACCCCTCACAAAGCAATACGAACTCAGGGAGAAGCTGTTTCGCATACAATTCCTGCTCAACTTTGAGGATTCTTACCAATGCGCCCGCCATTGCGAAGAGCTAGCACTGCAGTTGGCAAATTCTCCCAAGGCTAACTCAAAAGCCCCTTCAACCAAAAGTCCTTACGACTATCTGGCACAAGCCTACATCTACGAGGCCCAAGCATTTACCAATAGCGGGTACTTCAGAGAGGCGGCGGAGACTTTGGCAAAGATTGCTCCCAGAACTTGCTCGCAAGATATCCGAATCAACTATATCGTAGCTGCATTCAACCTGGAATTCGAGAACGGATTCTACACCCCATATCGCATTCTTTCCAAAGACACCTATCTGGAAAACATGAAGCGACTGTATGGAGAATTGAAGCAAACTGTGTCTTCAGACTCTTACCTGCTCGATGACATGCTCGTAAAGATGTACTTCCACGAAACCAAATATGCCGAGGCCATTAAGCAAAGCAAAATACTGATCAGCAAATTATCTCCTACCTCTGCATACTATGCCTACGCTCTTGGCAACCTGGGATACAACTATATGGGATTACGCAACTACACCAAGGCAGCAGAATGCATCAGCCAATCGGCCATCATGGAAATCAAGCGTGGCTCAGTGGAATATCCTGCTGCCAGAAAGATAGCCGAAATCGCTTACGTCACAGGCGACATTGCCCGTTCGTACATGCTCATCAATGTAGCGATGCACAATGCCGAACAATATCATTCACGTTACCGCTATTCCGAGATAGCATTCAGCTATCCCCAGATAGATAAGGACCTCTATGCAATCACTCAAAGGCAGAAAATGTGGCTCACTATCGGTCTCATTTTCCTGAGCATCGTGATTGTCCTATTGATAGCTGCAATCATCGTCATGAAGAAACAGCGAAAAACGCTCCATCGGCAGAAGTCACTCATCGAGTCTCAGATGAAACATCTTTACGAAAAGAACGTACAGATTGCGAGCATCAACAAGGAACTTATTGAAGCAGGGCACATCAAAGAAGTAGTACTGAGTCAATTGATAGTGGGCAGTGCGAACCACCAGGTTGCCATCGAGAAACTGCGCAAGGAAGTTTTGCGCCGACTCACCATCCGAGATTACGAAGGACTCAAAAACGTATTCGATGCCCAAAAGGGAGCCGCATTCGACACCTTTTATCAGATGGATAGTATTTTGCAGATGCTCTTCCCGAATTTTGAGGAAAGCTTCAATTCCTTTCTTCGCCCAGAGTGTAGGATAGTTCCCAAAACGGGTGAGCGACTCACCGTGGAAATGCGCATCTTTGCCCTCATCAGATTGGGCATTACCAAAAATGAAGACCTGGCACGTTCGCTCAACTACTCAGTTAACACCATCAAGAGTTACAAGACTCGAGTATTGAACGCCGCCCGCTACGACAAAGAAGAGTTTTATAAGAGACTGAAGGAAAAGGTCAATACAGAAGTCTAA
- the purL gene encoding phosphoribosylformylglycinamidine synthase, whose product MILFFRTPSKSVIATEIDHKPSQDEINELCWLYGDATLEDAQQLQGFYVGPRREMITPWSTNAVEITQNMSLNGISRIEEYFPVDSEDAEHDPMLQRMYNGIGQDVFTVNHQPEPIKYVDDLEKYNEEEGLALSEDEMAYLHKLEKENGRPLTDSEIFGFAQINSEHCRHKIFGGQFIIDGKEMESSLFNMIKKTTNENPNKILSAYKDNVAFSQGPVIEQFAPADQTTSDFFQVKDIESVISLKAETHNFPTTVEPFNGAATGTGGEIRDRMGGGVGSWPIAGTACYMTAYPRLKDDNGKSDVERDWEDIMPVRKWLYQTPEQILIKASNGASDFGNKFGQPLITGSVLTFEHEENGEKYAYDKVIMLAGGVGYGKKRDYKKGEPQKGNKVVVVGGDNYRIGLGGGSVSSVDTGRYSNGIELNAVQRANPEMQKRAYNLVRALVENDENPVVSIHDHGSAGHLNCLSELVEECGGEIDMSKLPIGDKTLSAKEIIANESQERMGLLIDEKYISEVQKIADRERAPMYVVGETTGDAHFSFKQADGVKPFDLDVAQMFGHTPKTVMVDETVERKYEDVTYSADNLDEYLQRVLQMEAVACKDWLTNKVDRSVTGKIARQQCQGQIQLPLSDCGVVALDYRGEKGIVTAMGHAPQAGLADPKAGSVLSVAESLTNIVWAPLADGMDSISLSANWMWPCRSQKGEDARLYEGVKALSDFCCAIHVNVPTGKDSLSLTQQYPNGEKIIAPGTVIVSAGGEVSDVKKVVSPVLVNDKNSSLYHIDFSFDEQRLGGSAFAQSLGKVGSDVPTVKNPEYFVDCFNAVQELINRGWVMAGHDISAGGLITTLLEMTFANVEGGMKINLHDIADADIIKTLFAENPGVVIQVSDAHKDELKAFFDENDIGYAKIGYPAPELRKIIIKKEGFEHEFDIDALRDDWYKTSYLLDRKQSMNGMAKKRYTNYKKQPIEMNFGYGFKGTLASYSLDANRRKPSGIKAAIIREKGTNGEREMAYSMYLAGFDVKDVMMTDLISGRETLEDVNFIVFCGGFSNSDVLGSAKGWAGAFLYNPKAKEALDKFYAREDTLSLGICNGCQLMVELNLINPEHKHRSHLCHNTSKKFESTFLGLTIPQNDSVMFGSLSGDKLGIWVAHGEGRFYLPEPEDHYNIIAKYNYAEYPGNPNGSDYNVAGICSADGRHLAMMPHLERAIFPWQNAWYPADRRNDEVTPWIEAFVNARQWIEERALKK is encoded by the coding sequence ATGATTCTTTTTTTTAGAACTCCATCTAAGAGTGTGATTGCGACCGAGATTGACCACAAACCATCTCAGGACGAAATCAATGAACTTTGTTGGCTTTATGGTGACGCGACTTTAGAGGACGCCCAGCAGTTGCAGGGCTTCTATGTCGGTCCACGCCGTGAAATGATTACTCCTTGGAGTACGAATGCCGTTGAGATTACTCAGAACATGAGTCTTAACGGCATTTCGCGTATCGAGGAGTACTTCCCTGTAGATAGCGAAGACGCTGAGCACGACCCTATGCTCCAGCGTATGTACAACGGTATCGGACAGGATGTGTTCACCGTGAACCACCAGCCAGAACCTATCAAGTACGTCGACGACCTCGAGAAGTATAACGAGGAAGAGGGTCTTGCCCTCAGTGAGGACGAAATGGCTTATCTCCACAAGCTGGAGAAAGAGAACGGACGTCCTCTCACCGACAGCGAAATCTTCGGTTTCGCACAGATCAACTCAGAGCACTGCCGCCACAAGATTTTCGGCGGCCAGTTTATCATCGACGGTAAGGAGATGGAGTCTTCTCTCTTCAACATGATCAAGAAGACCACCAACGAGAATCCTAACAAGATTCTCTCTGCTTACAAGGACAACGTGGCTTTCTCTCAGGGTCCTGTTATCGAGCAGTTTGCTCCAGCCGATCAGACTACCAGCGATTTCTTCCAGGTGAAGGATATCGAGAGTGTTATCTCTCTGAAGGCTGAGACTCACAACTTCCCTACTACTGTAGAGCCTTTCAATGGTGCTGCTACCGGTACGGGTGGTGAAATCCGCGACCGTATGGGTGGTGGTGTTGGTTCATGGCCTATCGCAGGTACAGCCTGCTACATGACTGCTTATCCTCGCCTGAAGGATGACAACGGCAAGAGTGATGTTGAGCGCGACTGGGAAGATATCATGCCAGTACGTAAGTGGCTCTATCAGACTCCTGAGCAGATTCTGATCAAGGCTTCCAACGGTGCATCAGACTTCGGTAACAAGTTCGGTCAGCCTCTCATCACCGGTTCTGTGCTTACATTCGAGCACGAGGAGAATGGTGAGAAGTATGCATACGATAAGGTAATCATGCTTGCTGGTGGTGTAGGCTACGGCAAGAAGCGTGACTACAAGAAGGGTGAGCCACAGAAGGGCAACAAGGTTGTAGTAGTAGGTGGTGATAACTATCGCATCGGTCTTGGTGGTGGTTCTGTTTCTTCTGTAGATACAGGCCGTTACAGCAACGGTATCGAGTTGAACGCTGTTCAGCGTGCCAACCCTGAGATGCAGAAGCGTGCCTATAACCTGGTTCGTGCACTCGTTGAGAACGATGAGAACCCAGTAGTCAGCATCCACGACCACGGTTCAGCCGGTCACTTGAACTGTCTCTCTGAGTTGGTAGAAGAGTGCGGTGGCGAAATCGACATGTCTAAGTTGCCTATCGGCGACAAGACTTTGAGCGCCAAGGAAATCATCGCAAACGAGAGCCAGGAGCGCATGGGCTTGCTCATCGACGAGAAGTATATCAGCGAGGTTCAAAAGATTGCCGACCGTGAGCGTGCTCCAATGTACGTGGTTGGTGAGACTACTGGCGATGCTCACTTCAGCTTCAAGCAGGCTGACGGCGTGAAGCCATTCGACCTCGATGTAGCTCAGATGTTCGGTCATACTCCTAAGACTGTGATGGTAGATGAGACCGTAGAGCGTAAATATGAAGATGTAACTTATTCTGCTGATAACCTCGACGAGTACTTGCAGCGTGTTCTCCAGATGGAGGCTGTGGCTTGTAAGGACTGGTTGACCAACAAGGTAGACCGTTCCGTAACAGGTAAGATTGCCCGTCAGCAGTGCCAGGGTCAGATTCAGTTGCCACTCTCAGACTGTGGTGTCGTAGCACTCGACTATCGTGGCGAGAAGGGTATCGTAACAGCAATGGGTCATGCTCCTCAGGCTGGTCTTGCCGATCCTAAGGCAGGTTCAGTACTCTCTGTAGCAGAGTCATTGACTAATATCGTATGGGCTCCATTGGCAGATGGCATGGACAGCATCAGCCTCTCAGCCAACTGGATGTGGCCTTGCCGCAGTCAGAAAGGTGAGGATGCCCGTCTGTACGAGGGTGTGAAGGCATTGTCAGACTTCTGCTGCGCCATCCACGTAAACGTACCAACAGGTAAGGATTCTCTCTCTTTGACCCAGCAGTATCCTAACGGCGAGAAGATCATCGCTCCGGGTACCGTTATCGTAAGTGCCGGTGGTGAGGTTTCAGATGTCAAGAAGGTGGTTAGCCCAGTTCTCGTTAACGACAAGAACTCTAGCCTCTACCATATCGACTTCAGCTTCGACGAGCAGCGCCTCGGTGGTTCTGCTTTCGCTCAGAGTCTGGGCAAGGTGGGCAGCGATGTTCCTACCGTCAAGAACCCAGAGTACTTCGTTGACTGCTTCAACGCCGTACAGGAACTCATCAACCGCGGCTGGGTAATGGCTGGTCACGATATCAGCGCCGGTGGTTTGATTACAACTCTCCTCGAAATGACATTCGCCAACGTAGAGGGCGGTATGAAGATCAACCTCCACGACATCGCAGATGCCGACATCATCAAGACCCTCTTCGCAGAGAACCCAGGTGTTGTCATCCAGGTAAGCGATGCTCACAAGGACGAGTTGAAGGCATTCTTCGATGAGAACGATATCGGTTATGCCAAGATTGGTTATCCAGCTCCTGAGCTCCGCAAGATTATCATCAAGAAGGAAGGCTTCGAGCACGAGTTCGATATCGATGCTTTGCGCGACGACTGGTATAAGACCTCTTACCTACTCGACCGCAAGCAGAGCATGAATGGTATGGCCAAGAAGCGTTACACCAACTATAAGAAGCAGCCTATCGAGATGAACTTCGGTTATGGCTTCAAGGGAACCCTCGCCAGCTACAGCCTCGACGCTAACCGTCGCAAGCCATCTGGCATCAAGGCAGCTATCATCCGTGAGAAGGGTACCAATGGTGAGCGTGAGATGGCATACTCTATGTATCTCGCCGGCTTCGATGTAAAGGATGTGATGATGACCGACTTGATTTCTGGTCGTGAGACGCTGGAAGATGTGAACTTCATCGTATTCTGCGGTGGTTTCTCTAACTCCGATGTTCTCGGTTCTGCCAAGGGTTGGGCTGGTGCATTCCTCTACAATCCTAAGGCTAAAGAGGCACTCGATAAGTTCTATGCCCGTGAGGATACCCTTTCACTCGGTATCTGCAACGGTTGCCAGCTGATGGTTGAGTTGAACCTCATCAATCCTGAGCACAAGCATCGTTCACACCTCTGCCACAACACATCCAAGAAGTTCGAGAGCACATTCCTCGGTTTGACCATTCCTCAGAACGACAGTGTGATGTTCGGTAGCCTGAGCGGTGATAAGCTCGGTATCTGGGTAGCTCACGGCGAGGGTCGTTTCTACTTGCCAGAGCCAGAGGATCACTACAACATCATTGCGAAGTACAACTATGCTGAGTATCCAGGTAATCCTAACGGCAGTGACTACAATGTAGCAGGTATCTGCTCTGCAGATGGTCGCCACTTGGCTATGATGCCACACTTGGAGCGTGCCATCTTCCCATGGCAGAACGCCTGGTATCCAGCTGATCGCCGCAACGACGAGGTAACTCCTTGGATTGAGGCATTTGTCAATGCACGTCAGTGGATCGAAGAAAGAGCTTTGAAAAAGTAA
- a CDS encoding chromate transporter: MNNSVSYLTLFKTFMKIGIVTFGGGYAMIPIIESEVVDKHHWMTKEEFLDAIATTQICPGALAINMSSLLGYKLAKTPGAIVCTLGASLPSFLIILAIAMFFHQFEDNKVVAAMFAGIRPAVVALIAVPTFSLAKSAGISLVNCWIPILSALLIWLLGVNPIWVIIAAAVGGYIYGQFIQPTE; encoded by the coding sequence ATGAATAATAGCGTAAGTTATCTTACATTATTCAAAACATTTATGAAGATTGGCATAGTCACCTTTGGGGGTGGCTATGCCATGATTCCTATTATAGAATCCGAAGTCGTCGACAAGCATCATTGGATGACGAAGGAGGAATTCTTGGATGCCATTGCTACTACCCAGATTTGTCCGGGCGCCTTGGCCATCAACATGAGTTCCCTGCTCGGATATAAGTTGGCAAAGACACCGGGAGCCATCGTCTGCACCCTCGGCGCTTCGTTGCCATCGTTCCTTATTATCTTAGCAATAGCCATGTTTTTCCATCAGTTTGAAGACAACAAGGTTGTTGCTGCCATGTTTGCAGGCATCCGTCCTGCCGTCGTGGCATTGATAGCCGTACCTACGTTCTCGCTTGCCAAGAGTGCCGGTATTTCGCTTGTCAACTGCTGGATTCCTATTCTATCCGCCCTTCTGATCTGGCTTTTGGGCGTCAACCCAATCTGGGTGATTATCGCAGCTGCCGTAGGTGGCTACATCTATGGACAGTTTATCCAGCCAACGGAATAA
- the tnpC gene encoding IS66 family transposase: MKKDEIIVLLKEQLQLANEQLQQANATVSSLTLQVNELIERIKSLEELLVQKGIAIDKANRQNKALGKLVSGKKSERQEKNPQASMTQEEFDKKKTEQAEKRKARKNNGAKRDMHYEMKEVHVTIDPVMDAELLKTLRLFGTRTCIRYSMEPIKFIKTVYHINTYTDGCIMYPGKTPPALLLNSSYSPSFAAGLLQMRYIYSMPVERIIKYFADNGFTLRKATANKLIARSADVLENFYKAICQVVLQQDYVSADETYHKVLLAKTKPADKGSKKGYFWAVSAPKLGLVFFVYEDGSRSEQVILNVFSDYKGTIQSDAYAPYRKLESDAYPDIMRIACLQHVKRDFIDCGKEDKDAQEVVDILNRFYREDKKHKVGVNGWTVEDHLAYRQSYAPDILQDLLEKLEEISSRKDLLPKSTLAQAVGYALNEYNAICDIFKRGDTALDNNYIERIQRYISLSRRNSMFFGSHEGASRAAILYSIAISCRLNGINLFEYICDVIEKTAEWQPNTPLEKYRNLLPDRWKKQ; the protein is encoded by the coding sequence ATGAAAAAGGACGAAATTATAGTACTTTTGAAGGAACAACTTCAGCTTGCAAACGAACAGCTTCAGCAAGCTAATGCTACAGTGAGTTCGCTGACCCTACAGGTCAACGAACTCATTGAACGTATAAAGTCATTAGAAGAACTACTCGTCCAGAAAGGAATCGCCATTGACAAAGCGAATCGTCAGAACAAGGCACTCGGCAAGCTCGTTTCAGGCAAGAAGTCCGAACGTCAGGAAAAGAATCCACAAGCCTCGATGACCCAGGAGGAATTTGACAAGAAGAAAACAGAGCAGGCCGAAAAGAGAAAGGCACGCAAAAACAATGGTGCCAAGCGTGACATGCATTACGAGATGAAAGAGGTGCATGTTACGATAGATCCAGTCATGGATGCAGAGCTTTTGAAGACGTTGCGTCTCTTCGGGACTCGTACCTGTATACGTTACAGCATGGAACCCATCAAATTCATCAAGACCGTGTATCACATCAACACTTATACTGATGGATGTATCATGTATCCGGGGAAAACTCCGCCGGCTCTGTTGTTGAATTCTTCCTATTCACCTTCCTTTGCAGCAGGACTCCTGCAGATGCGATACATCTATTCCATGCCGGTAGAGCGAATCATCAAATACTTTGCCGACAATGGGTTTACGTTAAGGAAGGCCACGGCAAACAAGCTGATTGCCAGAAGTGCCGATGTACTGGAAAACTTCTATAAGGCTATCTGCCAAGTAGTGTTGCAGCAGGATTATGTCTCGGCGGACGAGACATACCATAAAGTACTGTTAGCCAAGACAAAGCCTGCGGACAAGGGTTCGAAGAAAGGCTACTTCTGGGCTGTAAGTGCGCCTAAACTGGGACTTGTCTTCTTCGTATATGAGGATGGATCACGCTCTGAGCAGGTCATACTTAACGTATTCTCTGATTATAAAGGTACCATACAGAGTGATGCATATGCTCCTTACCGGAAACTGGAGTCGGATGCTTATCCTGACATCATGAGAATCGCCTGTCTACAGCATGTCAAGAGAGACTTCATCGACTGCGGCAAGGAGGACAAGGATGCTCAGGAAGTCGTAGATATCCTCAACAGATTTTATCGAGAAGACAAAAAACATAAGGTTGGGGTAAATGGATGGACCGTTGAAGACCATCTAGCCTATCGGCAGTCATATGCACCGGACATTTTACAGGATTTATTGGAGAAACTGGAGGAAATATCTTCCAGGAAGGATTTGCTGCCCAAGTCTACCTTGGCGCAGGCGGTCGGTTATGCCCTTAATGAATATAATGCCATTTGTGACATCTTCAAAAGAGGTGATACGGCTCTCGATAACAACTATATTGAGAGAATCCAGAGGTACATATCACTATCAAGAAGAAACTCAATGTTCTTTGGTTCGCACGAAGGAGCAAGCCGGGCGGCTATCCTATATTCCATCGCCATCTCATGCAGGCTGAATGGCATTAATCTGTTTGAATACATATGCGACGTAATAGAAAAGACTGCAGAATGGCAACCCAATACCCCATTGGAAAAATATAGAAACTTACTTCCTGACCGATGGAAAAAGCAGTAA
- a CDS encoding IS110 family transposase, with amino-acid sequence MKNKSFIGIDISKNVIDVSIFCEEAPIKDFSHDVFNNSRKGFGEMCTWLKKNHVVLSNCLFGMEFTGSYSMELEKFLNARNYQFCMLSTHVVKHYPMEPKDKSDKIDSAKIADFLYRYNGTECVKPYKMPDKTMQRLKALMNERKFLVEQRTCFMNRRQLCTTKEDAQLYDGYIKKFSRDIDNIELEEQKLLATDDSLLATYKNLLTIPGVGFVNAINVIVITRNFTAFETARQYASYVGVAPHSHTSGTSVRWRPRPSARCDGQAKADLSMAATVAVQYDAELQSFYNRKLGGKQDSDTKRKALNAVKFKLVLRMFAIGKQNRKWEPLDSKSSNEKLAIS; translated from the coding sequence ATGAAAAATAAATCATTTATCGGCATCGACATCTCAAAAAATGTCATTGACGTATCAATTTTCTGTGAAGAAGCCCCAATTAAGGACTTTTCTCACGATGTATTCAACAATTCCCGCAAGGGATTTGGCGAAATGTGCACATGGCTCAAGAAGAATCATGTGGTTCTCTCGAACTGTCTCTTTGGAATGGAGTTCACCGGCAGCTATTCCATGGAACTGGAGAAGTTTCTTAATGCCAGGAACTATCAGTTCTGCATGCTCTCCACCCATGTGGTAAAGCATTATCCCATGGAACCCAAGGACAAGAGCGACAAGATTGACTCTGCCAAGATTGCAGACTTTCTCTATCGCTATAATGGTACCGAATGTGTCAAGCCTTATAAAATGCCTGACAAGACCATGCAGAGACTCAAGGCACTGATGAATGAGCGTAAGTTCCTGGTGGAACAGCGTACATGCTTCATGAACAGAAGACAGCTGTGCACCACAAAGGAAGATGCCCAGTTATATGATGGCTACATCAAGAAATTCAGCCGTGACATTGATAACATCGAGTTGGAAGAGCAGAAGTTGCTGGCTACAGACGATAGCCTTTTGGCTACTTACAAGAATCTTCTGACAATACCAGGAGTCGGCTTCGTCAATGCCATAAATGTCATTGTCATTACCCGAAACTTTACCGCATTTGAAACAGCAAGGCAATATGCCAGTTATGTCGGCGTGGCACCGCACTCCCACACTTCAGGCACCAGTGTGAGATGGCGTCCCCGACCTTCAGCACGCTGTGATGGTCAGGCGAAAGCGGATCTATCCATGGCGGCCACAGTTGCTGTACAATATGATGCAGAGTTACAATCATTTTATAACCGTAAATTAGGAGGTAAGCAAGATTCAGACACTAAACGCAAGGCATTGAATGCCGTTAAGTTCAAACTTGTTCTCAGAATGTTCGCCATAGGTAAGCAGAACAGAAAATGGGAACCGTTGGATTCAAAGAGCAGCAATGAAAAACTTGCAATATCATAA
- the tnpB gene encoding IS66 family insertion sequence element accessory protein TnpB, producing the protein MPVCFKTPLLYLLTQKIAQKFGYVLGIKWDGDGFLLYQKRLERGTFELPFFDPQSKQCKMPYKTLSAIMSGICLKSMRYRKRLNL; encoded by the coding sequence GTGCCTGTATGCTTCAAAACGCCTCTTTTATATTTATTAACACAAAAAATTGCTCAAAAATTTGGCTATGTCTTAGGAATCAAATGGGATGGCGACGGTTTCCTGCTGTATCAGAAGCGACTGGAGCGAGGAACCTTTGAATTACCATTCTTTGATCCCCAAAGCAAACAATGCAAAATGCCTTACAAGACGCTATCTGCCATCATGAGCGGAATTTGCCTGAAAAGTATGAGATATCGAAAACGGCTTAATCTGTAG
- a CDS encoding chromate transporter translates to MIFFQLFIVFIQIGVFGFGGGYSMLSLIQGQVVTQYHWMTMQEFTDVVAISQMTPGPIGINTATYCGYTAVHNAGMSGIMAVLGSAMATFALVLPSLVLMILISKMLYKYMNTSAVQSIFIGLRPAIVGLVGAAALLLMNGENFSTPENPWRFYISIALFFATFIGVKVMKINPIRMILYSAFAGLVLLY, encoded by the coding sequence ATGATATTTTTTCAGCTTTTCATCGTATTCATTCAGATAGGCGTCTTCGGATTCGGAGGTGGCTATTCCATGCTATCCCTGATTCAGGGACAGGTTGTTACGCAGTATCATTGGATGACGATGCAAGAGTTTACCGATGTGGTTGCCATTTCTCAGATGACACCGGGACCTATCGGTATCAACACCGCTACCTATTGTGGCTATACAGCTGTCCATAATGCCGGCATGAGTGGCATAATGGCTGTACTCGGAAGTGCCATGGCGACCTTTGCGCTGGTTCTCCCATCCTTGGTTTTGATGATTCTTATCAGCAAGATGCTGTACAAGTATATGAACACCTCAGCCGTCCAGAGCATCTTCATCGGTCTTCGCCCAGCCATCGTCGGTCTGGTAGGAGCCGCAGCCCTGCTTCTGATGAATGGCGAGAACTTCTCTACTCCCGAAAATCCTTGGAGATTCTATATCTCCATCGCCCTCTTCTTTGCTACCTTTATCGGCGTGAAGGTGATGAAGATCAATCCTATCCGCATGATACTCTACTCGGCTTTTGCAGGATTGGTACTATTATATTAA
- a CDS encoding IS110 family transposase → MDKELYFGVDVSKKTLDLAYYDGEAIDWKNAHIQVSNDDAGFKKIGSWVAKVGKDFATFLFCMEYTGLYNQNFRLWLESKEYIYGMVEPRKMHRFEPDLDDDQRSLDRIKTDELDAFRIAIYCEQNHKKILRNPSKLPSSVYFKLKRLLAERKQNTKQSVLYKQQLHDICAYDTDLSVERKKLLLKNMQENQKAIDKEIDSYMNEDTSIRKNYNLLTSIPGIGRIIALETIVLTENFTAISNPRKYACYIGIAPFKKESGTSVRKKTGVSKKGFSEAKADLSIAVLSAIRNNPSIRDYWIRKRKEKCGGIVLNAIKFKLVLRMFAVIKRGTPYVETDAYKN, encoded by the coding sequence ATGGATAAAGAACTGTATTTTGGCGTAGATGTCTCCAAGAAGACTCTCGACCTTGCTTATTATGATGGTGAAGCCATCGATTGGAAGAATGCCCATATTCAGGTGAGCAATGATGATGCTGGATTCAAAAAGATTGGCTCCTGGGTTGCAAAGGTAGGAAAAGACTTTGCTACCTTTTTGTTCTGTATGGAATATACTGGACTTTATAATCAAAACTTCAGATTATGGCTGGAATCCAAAGAATATATCTATGGTATGGTGGAACCTCGCAAAATGCATCGCTTCGAGCCAGACTTGGATGATGACCAGCGCTCTCTAGACCGTATCAAGACTGATGAACTGGATGCTTTCAGAATAGCAATCTATTGTGAGCAGAACCACAAGAAGATTCTTCGCAATCCCTCCAAACTTCCTTCATCTGTCTATTTCAAGTTGAAGAGATTGCTGGCTGAGCGTAAGCAGAACACCAAACAGTCTGTTCTTTACAAGCAACAGCTTCATGATATCTGCGCATACGACACAGACTTATCCGTTGAACGCAAGAAACTCCTGCTGAAGAACATGCAGGAAAACCAGAAAGCAATAGACAAGGAGATTGACAGCTACATGAATGAAGATACAAGCATCAGAAAGAATTACAATCTGCTGACCTCCATTCCTGGCATTGGTCGCATCATAGCGTTGGAAACCATTGTATTGACGGAAAATTTCACTGCAATCAGCAATCCTCGCAAATATGCCTGTTACATAGGAATAGCCCCTTTTAAAAAGGAATCTGGTACCTCAGTAAGAAAGAAAACGGGTGTTTCCAAGAAAGGCTTTTCTGAAGCCAAGGCAGACTTATCCATAGCTGTCCTTTCCGCCATAAGGAACAATCCTTCAATAAGAGACTATTGGATACGCAAGAGAAAGGAAAAATGCGGTGGCATCGTACTCAATGCCATCAAGTTCAAGCTAGTCCTTCGTATGTTTGCCGTGATAAAGCGTGGAACACCATATGTGGAGACAGATGCATATAAGAACTAA